Proteins encoded within one genomic window of Suricata suricatta isolate VVHF042 chromosome 17, meerkat_22Aug2017_6uvM2_HiC, whole genome shotgun sequence:
- the MRPS23 gene encoding 28S ribosomal protein S23, mitochondrial isoform X2, translating to MAGSRLETVGSIFTRTRDLIRAGVLKEKPLWFDIYNAFPPLREPVFRRPRLRYGKAKADIQDILYPEDRIRAKFYSVYGSGQKAFDLFNPNFKSTCQQFVEKYTELQKLGETDEEKLFVETGKALLAEGVILRRVGEARTLQPISRAKMAASV from the exons ATGGCGGGGAGCCGGCTGGAGACCGTGGGGAGCATTTTCACGCG gaCTCGGGACCTGATTCGGGCTGGGGTGTTGAAGGAGAAGCCCCTCTGGTTTGACATATATAACGCTTTTCCTCCACTGAGAGAGCCGGTCTTCCGAAGGCCCCGCCTGAGATACGGCAAAGCCAAAGCTGACATCCAGGACATCTTGTACCCAGAGGACCGGATTAGAGC GAAATTTTATTCAGTCTATGGATCTGGTCAGAAAGCTTTTGATCTGTTCAACCCAAACTTCAAATCTACCTGTCAACA GTTTGTGGAGAAGTACACTGAGCTGCAGAAACTTGGAGAAACGGATGAAGAGAAATTATTTGTGGAAACAGGAAAGGCTTTATTGGCAGAAGGTGTCATTTTGAGACGAGTAGGAGAAGCAAGGAct CTTCAGCCCATCAGCAGAGCGAAAATGGCAGCATCTGTGTGA
- the MRPS23 gene encoding 28S ribosomal protein S23, mitochondrial isoform X1, producing MAGSRLETVGSIFTRTRDLIRAGVLKEKPLWFDIYNAFPPLREPVFRRPRLRYGKAKADIQDILYPEDRIRAKFYSVYGSGQKAFDLFNPNFKSTCQQFVEKYTELQKLGETDEEKLFVETGKALLAEGVILRRVGEARTQKEGSHVSSASEPSDVKPQTAPGENPPLPGPLQDQRAEAAAGQPKGLSPP from the exons ATGGCGGGGAGCCGGCTGGAGACCGTGGGGAGCATTTTCACGCG gaCTCGGGACCTGATTCGGGCTGGGGTGTTGAAGGAGAAGCCCCTCTGGTTTGACATATATAACGCTTTTCCTCCACTGAGAGAGCCGGTCTTCCGAAGGCCCCGCCTGAGATACGGCAAAGCCAAAGCTGACATCCAGGACATCTTGTACCCAGAGGACCGGATTAGAGC GAAATTTTATTCAGTCTATGGATCTGGTCAGAAAGCTTTTGATCTGTTCAACCCAAACTTCAAATCTACCTGTCAACA GTTTGTGGAGAAGTACACTGAGCTGCAGAAACTTGGAGAAACGGATGAAGAGAAATTATTTGTGGAAACAGGAAAGGCTTTATTGGCAGAAGGTGTCATTTTGAGACGAGTAGGAGAAGCAAGGAct CAAAAGGAAGGCAGTCACGTTTCCTCAGCATCTGAACCTTCGGATGTGAAGCCCCAAACAGCGCCGGGGGAAAACCCGCCTCTGCCGGGACCCCTCCAGGACCAGCGTGCGGAGGCGGCCGCAGGGCAGCCGAAaggtctctctcctccctga